In the genome of Colletotrichum lupini chromosome 8, complete sequence, one region contains:
- a CDS encoding 60S ribosomal protein L37, which produces MTKGTSSFGKRHNKTHTLCRRCGKWHLHGRESSSGLLGRDHLPKFEIRCGFKRLINFHVFSGRRSLHIQKHTCSSCGYPSAKTRKYNWSEKAKRRKTVGTGRMRYMKDVSRRFKNGFQSGVPKGSAGPTAQES; this is translated from the exons ATGA CGAAGGGTACCTCCTCGTTTGGTAAGAGACACAACAAGACGCACACCTTGTGCCGTCGTTGCGGTAAGTGGCATCTACATGGGAGAGAGTCGAGTTCTGGTTTACTAGGACGCGACCACTTGCCAAAATTCGAGATTCGATGCGGGTTCAAGAGACTGATCAATTTTCATGTGTTTTCAGGTCGCCGATCGCTTCACATCCAGAAGCACACCTGCTCTTCCTGCGGTTACCCCTCGGCCAAGACCCGCAAGT ACAACTGGTCCGAGAAGGCCAAGCGGAGAAAGACCGTCGGCACCGGCCGCATGCGCTACATGAAGGACGTCTCCCGCCGCTTCAAGAACGGCTTCCAGTCCGGTGTCCCCAAGGGTTCCGCCGGCCCCACCGCGCAGGAGTCGTGA
- a CDS encoding pre-mRNA-splicing factor 38B yields MSSHDMITDDYVADLLAKEAVTGRADKKPANMPKPNTRFLRHIIKDTNTHNKNLLAKEAAESRARLKDLEHAEEKEKRRKAGPQDIRKRQMGDILSILGDRKDTTRLSRSGTSKEKSHRKEGSPPRRAHHKERRSESPERESGRKHRRSRRDGSDSERDDRRRHKSDRRRSRSPDEKHRRHRHRSPIEDRETASKSRRNDRERRRDEEGQDLMSKSHRSRRDRSRERPQSGFSIKGSSRRRDGGRVHEQEPQTTTSDSDPLDEFIGPEPPQQVRSRGRGTAMGASGIDKRFEADYNPKIDVEMADDDKHPGENWDDAVEAFRDRQKWRQNQEERMRAAGYTDVMLKKWREGGAADEQKDERDVRWAKAGEKREWDRGKEDGLSGLFSEFN; encoded by the exons ATGTCAAGCCACGACATGATCACGGACGACTACGTCGCCGATTTGCTCGCCAAAGAGGCAGTCACGGGCAGGGCAGACAAGAA ACCGGCAAATATGCCTAAACCAAACACTCGTTTCCTGCGCCACATCATCAAGGATACGAATACGCACAACAAGAATCTCCTAGCCAAAGAGGCCGCAGAGTCTCGCGCGCGCTTGAAGGATCTGGAACATgccgaggagaaggagaagcggAGAAAGGCAGGCCCACAGGATATTCGAAAGAGACAGATGGGAGATATCCTATCCATCTTAGGTGACCGCAAGGACACAACCAGGCTCAGTCGATCGGGAACGTCGAAAGAGAAGTCGCACAGAAAGGAAGGCTCGCCGCCGCGGAGGGCACATCACAAAGAACGCAGGAGCGAATCTCCAGAACGCGAGAGCGGTAGGAAACACCGCCGGAGTAGAAGGGACGGATCGGATTCGGAGCGGGACGACCGTCGACGACACAAGAGCGATCGGCGGAGGTCACGCTCACCAGACGAAAAGCACAGGAGGCACCGCCATCGGTCGCCAATCGAGGATAGGGAGACTGCGTCAAAGTCCCGGCGAAATGATAGGGAGAGGAGGCGAGACGAAGAAGGACAGGATCTAATGTCGAAGAGTCACCGGTCACGCAGAGACCGGAGCCGGGAGAGGCCACAGTCAGGATTCTCGATCAAGGGCAGCAGCCGTCGCCGCGACGGAGGGCGAGTGCACGAGCAGGAGCCCCAGACGACAACGTCAGACTCGGATCCGTTGGACGAATTCATTGGGCCGGAACCACCGCAGCAAGTCCGTTCGCGCGGCCGGGGCACCGCCATGGGGGCCTCGGGTATCGACAAGCGCTTTGAAGCAGACTACAACCCCAAAATTGATGTGGAGATGGCCGACGACGACAAACATCCGGGAGAGAACTGGGATGACGCCGTGGAGGCGTTCAGGGACAGGCAGAAGTGGCGGCAGAACCAGGAGGAGCGGATGCGGGCGGCCGGGTACACCGATGTGATGCTGAAGAAGTGGAGGGAGGGCGGTGCGGCTGACGAGCAGAAGGACGAGCGGGATGTGCGGTGGGCCAAGGCCGGGGAGAAGCGCGAGTGGGATCGCGGCAAGGAGGATGGGTTGAGCGGGTTGTTTTCCGAGTTCAATTGA